A single genomic interval of Cytophagia bacterium CHB2 harbors:
- a CDS encoding DUF84 family protein, with amino-acid sequence MNDGALRVAIGSLRPPKVEAVRTVMSQVAPFLGRQPKQINYIAREVESGVPSMPLSIHEIRRGARNRAEAARALVESEYGPVDFAIGLEGGLFILSTVRIERVHLQSWAFVEREGMGHFGSSMSMPVPAAVAHAVIEQKEDLAKVIDRFAGRKDVRNNDGAFGVLSRGFLNRQQAFELALFAALAPFYHEKMYNQS; translated from the coding sequence ATGAATGACGGGGCATTGCGGGTGGCGATCGGATCGCTGCGGCCGCCGAAAGTCGAGGCCGTGCGCACAGTGATGAGCCAGGTGGCTCCGTTTCTCGGCCGCCAGCCGAAGCAAATCAATTATATCGCGCGAGAAGTGGAAAGCGGGGTGCCGAGCATGCCGCTCTCGATTCACGAAATTCGGCGCGGCGCGCGCAATCGTGCGGAAGCCGCGCGTGCGTTGGTGGAAAGTGAGTACGGCCCGGTCGATTTTGCCATCGGCCTGGAGGGCGGGCTGTTCATTCTGAGCACGGTGCGCATAGAGCGCGTGCATTTGCAAAGCTGGGCGTTCGTGGAGCGCGAGGGCATGGGCCATTTCGGCAGTTCGATGAGCATGCCGGTGCCGGCGGCCGTGGCGCATGCCGTGATCGAACAGAAAGAAGATTTGGCGAAAGTCATCGACCGGTTTGCGGGCCGCAAGGATGTGCGCAACAACGACGGCGCATTCGGCGTCCTCAGCCGCGGTTTTTTGAATCGCCAACAGGCATTTGAGTTGGCGCTGTTCGCGGCGCTCGCGCCGTTTTACCATGAAAAAATGTATAACCAATCATGA